The following coding sequences lie in one Polyodon spathula isolate WHYD16114869_AA chromosome 37, ASM1765450v1, whole genome shotgun sequence genomic window:
- the LOC121304321 gene encoding sialoadhesin-like: protein MCALRGSSVVIPCTYYYPEKYNGTTLTVVTVKWFRSTTPDAVDSNTYVYHSTGTNVSTEYKQRTEYPENKVKNCTLKIRDLKSSDTGRYCFRFETNHHSAKWTDVTGVSLSIREPKVTLDHPGPDNTVKEGSLVSLTCSFVHCNLRESSIVWYKEGQPIGNEKSTKLQFNVSYEDSGKYGCASAENSSIKSEEINLIVKSRITNEGMKTILMAVAASIAFGILMLGIIVFIKRRNGPSIGEYFNKAESQDRTDNISNTVGDSNLDRNEPIQQAPASEDDLQYTTIQFQPKSPERKKHQEEEDASVIYSTVAKPANNM, encoded by the exons ATGTGTGCTTTGAGAGGATCCTCTGTGGTCATACCCTGTACATATTATTATCCTGAAAAGTACAATGGCACAACTTTAACTGTAGTAACTGTAAAGTGGTTCAGGAGTACTACTCCTGATGCTGTTGATTCAAACACATACGTGTATCACAGCACTGGAACCAATGTGAGCACTGAATATAAACAGCGGACAGAGTATCCGGAGAACAAAGTTAAGAACTGCACGCTAAAGATACGTGATCTGAAAAGCAGCGACACGGGCAGATACTGTTTTAGATTTGAAACAAATCACCATTCTGCTAAATGGACTGATGTCACTGGAGTGTCCCTTTCAATAAGAG AGCCCAAGGTTACCCTGGACCATCCTGGTCCAGATAATACTGTGAAAGAAGGCTCTTTAGTTTCCCTGACCTGTAGCTTTGTCCACTGCAACCTGAGGGAGAGCAGCATTGTCTGGTACAAGGAGGGGCAGCCAATCGGGAACGAGAAATCAACCAAACTTCAGTTTAATGTTTCCTATGAGGATTCTGGAAAGTACGGCTGTGCTTCTGCTGAGAACAGCAGCATTAAATCTGAAGAAATCAACTTGATTGTGAAAT CCAGAATAACAAATGAAGGAATGAAAACTATTCTGATGGCAGTGGCAGCTTCCATAGCCTTTGGAATTCTAATGCTAGGGATCATCGTTTTCATCAAGAG GAGGAATGGACCATCAATCGGAGAATATTTCAACAAAGCAGAAAGCCAG GACAGGACGGATAACATTTCGAACACTGTGGGAGATTCAAATCTCGACCGAAACGAGCCCATTCAGCAGGCTCCAGCAAGCGAAGATGACCTCCAATACACAACCATTCAATTCCAGCCCAAGAGCCCAGAGCG GAAAAAGCACCAAGAAGAGGAGGATGCTTCTGTAATCTATAGCACTGTGGCAAAACCAGCCAATAACATGTAA